In Synechococcus sp. KORDI-52, one genomic interval encodes:
- the cobJ gene encoding precorrin-3B C(17)-methyltransferase produces MPLLERLLQRGHINRIKAADQDINTALDRQWTAGSVVLIVGAVGAVTRLIADRIQGKEKDPAVLVLDPKGEFVIPLLGGHAAGAEQRAREIAMDLGGQAVITGACAYDGRLPLDAFGERWGWKRRGSVAHWRDLMVRQARGSSISVHQSSGSTAWQGPEGHPWLHNVDPNGVPEAADLVIGARHQGDCQWHPATLWIGIGCERNTSVSLVEKAIAETLASAGLAEEAVAGMASAARKSDEPALQHLSQTRAWPFRTFAEHALAAIDVPNPSEVVRKEMGTASVAEAAALLAAGEQGHLIQPKRISRPEKGEQGAVTVAIAEAALPYAPERGELHLVGSGPGDLSLLSGDAKAALSRCCAWVGYSLYLNLLEPLRRPDQVRFDGQLTREWDRCAEALRLAQQGAKVALISSGDSGIYGMAGLALELLLQQPEQDRPSFAVHPGISAFQLAAARAGAPLMHDFCCVSLSDRLTPWTVIEKRLKAAAAGDFVLALYNPRSKGRDWQLGHAKEILLKHRPPTTPVLLARQLGRAEESRQLTSLERLEPESVDMLTLVLIGNSSSRSEGGWMVTPRGYPGASLH; encoded by the coding sequence ATGCCGCTGTTGGAGCGTTTGCTGCAGCGCGGCCACATCAACCGGATCAAGGCAGCTGATCAAGACATCAACACCGCCCTTGACAGGCAGTGGACGGCAGGGAGCGTTGTGTTGATTGTGGGTGCCGTGGGAGCGGTGACGCGCCTGATTGCAGATCGAATCCAAGGCAAGGAGAAGGATCCGGCCGTTCTGGTGCTTGACCCCAAAGGAGAGTTCGTCATCCCGCTGCTGGGGGGCCATGCCGCAGGCGCCGAACAACGCGCTCGGGAGATCGCGATGGATCTCGGCGGGCAGGCGGTGATCACGGGTGCCTGCGCCTATGACGGACGTCTCCCCCTGGATGCCTTTGGCGAGCGCTGGGGCTGGAAACGCAGGGGATCGGTGGCCCATTGGCGCGATCTGATGGTGCGGCAGGCTCGGGGATCCAGCATCAGCGTTCACCAGAGCAGCGGATCCACGGCATGGCAGGGCCCTGAAGGCCATCCCTGGCTGCACAACGTTGATCCCAATGGTGTGCCAGAGGCCGCTGATCTTGTGATCGGAGCCCGCCATCAAGGTGATTGCCAGTGGCATCCAGCAACGCTCTGGATCGGCATTGGCTGTGAACGCAACACCAGTGTTTCGCTGGTGGAGAAAGCCATTGCCGAAACCTTGGCCAGTGCAGGACTGGCGGAAGAGGCTGTCGCCGGAATGGCCAGTGCAGCCCGGAAATCCGATGAACCGGCCCTGCAGCATCTGAGCCAGACCCGGGCATGGCCGTTCCGAACCTTTGCGGAGCACGCTCTTGCAGCCATCGACGTGCCAAATCCCTCCGAAGTGGTGCGCAAGGAAATGGGGACCGCGTCTGTGGCTGAAGCAGCGGCCTTGCTGGCTGCGGGCGAACAAGGTCATCTGATCCAGCCCAAGCGAATCAGCCGTCCGGAAAAAGGGGAGCAGGGCGCCGTGACGGTGGCCATTGCCGAGGCGGCCCTCCCCTATGCGCCGGAGAGGGGCGAGCTGCACCTGGTGGGCAGTGGCCCCGGGGATCTGTCCCTGCTCAGCGGAGACGCCAAAGCGGCCCTCTCCCGTTGTTGCGCCTGGGTGGGCTACAGCCTCTACCTCAATCTGCTGGAGCCACTGCGGCGCCCTGATCAGGTTCGCTTCGATGGCCAGCTCACCCGGGAATGGGACCGCTGTGCCGAAGCACTGCGCCTGGCCCAACAGGGCGCCAAGGTGGCTCTGATCTCCTCCGGCGACAGCGGCATCTACGGCATGGCGGGATTGGCCCTGGAGCTGCTGCTCCAGCAACCCGAGCAGGACCGGCCCAGCTTCGCGGTGCACCCAGGCATTTCAGCCTTCCAGTTGGCCGCGGCCCGCGCCGGAGCGCCACTGATGCATGACTTCTGCTGCGTGAGCCTCAGCGATCGCCTCACGCCGTGGACCGTGATCGAAAAGAGACTGAAAGCCGCTGCAGCTGGAGATTTTGTTCTCGCCCTCTACAACCCACGGTCCAAGGGCCGGGATTGGCAGCTGGGACATGCCAAGGAAATCCTGCTGAAACACCGCCCCCCAACGACACCGGTGCTGTTGGCGCGGCAGCTGGGCCGCGCGGAGGAATCCCGTCAGCTCACGAGTCTTGAGCGCTTGGAGCCGGAATCGGTAGACATGCTCACGCTTGTTCTGATCGGGAATAGCAGCAGTCGCAGCGAAGGTGGCTGGATGGTGACACCGCGGGGATACCCCGGGGCGAGTCTTCACTAG
- a CDS encoding CsgG/HfaB family protein, translating into MKRAWIAAATLLVSGATAQPGLAQISGMSSGPVTVAVKEITNTATGTWWWSPSVSSKLTGMLANELKSTGHFTVVERQGLKKVLGEQELAELGITRQSTAPKKGIMTGAKYYILGSVSDYRENTETKSGGGGFNIMGFGQRKSSSSSSAYVALDVRVVDTTTGEIAYARTIEGKATSTSESTSSSGGMFGVGFSDNQSSSKKVPASKAVRAAMIEVSEYLNCVLYLKNSCIAEYDAKEQRRRDATKDVLDF; encoded by the coding sequence ATGAAACGCGCCTGGATTGCCGCTGCAACCTTGCTTGTTTCGGGAGCCACGGCGCAACCGGGTTTGGCTCAGATCTCAGGCATGTCGTCCGGCCCTGTCACCGTGGCAGTGAAGGAAATCACCAACACCGCCACGGGAACCTGGTGGTGGAGTCCATCGGTCTCCAGCAAGCTCACAGGAATGCTGGCCAACGAGCTGAAAAGCACCGGCCACTTCACCGTTGTCGAACGCCAGGGGCTGAAGAAAGTGCTCGGCGAACAGGAACTGGCTGAGCTGGGCATCACCCGACAATCCACCGCCCCCAAAAAGGGAATCATGACCGGGGCGAAGTACTACATCCTCGGCAGCGTCAGCGACTACCGCGAGAACACCGAAACCAAGAGTGGCGGCGGTGGCTTCAACATCATGGGCTTTGGCCAGCGCAAGTCGTCGTCATCCAGCTCGGCCTATGTCGCTCTGGACGTGCGCGTCGTGGACACCACCACCGGTGAAATCGCCTATGCCCGCACCATCGAAGGCAAAGCGACCTCCACATCGGAATCAACGTCATCCTCTGGGGGCATGTTTGGCGTCGGCTTCAGCGACAACCAGTCCTCCAGCAAGAAAGTCCCTGCCTCCAAAGCAGTACGGGCGGCAATGATCGAGGTCAGCGAGTATCTCAACTGCGTTCTCTACCTGAAGAACAGCTGCATCGCTGAATACGACGCGAAGGAGCAGAGGCGTCGGGATGCCACCAAGGATGTGCTCGATTTCTGA